The Callospermophilus lateralis isolate mCalLat2 chromosome 15, mCalLat2.hap1, whole genome shotgun sequence genome window below encodes:
- the LOC143638055 gene encoding olfactory receptor 13A1-like codes for MSNKTMVTEFILQGFSEHPQYHGLLFSCFLSLYSVALTGNVLIILAITFNPGLHTPMYFFLFNLATMDIICTTSIIPKALKGLVSEKNFISFGGCMAQLYFLTWSASSELLLLTVMAYDRYAAICHPLHYSTMMSKAFCSMLATGVWVLCAFNTAIHTGLMMRLSFCGPNIITHFFCEVPPLLLLSCSSTYVNSVMIVLADAFYGILNFLMTIVSYGFIISSILKMRTSEGKQKAFSTCSSHLIVVCMYYTAVFYAYISPVSSYSAEKSKVAGVLYTMLSPTLNPLIYTLRNKEVKAALAKFFPFFRC; via the coding sequence ATGAGCAACAAGACAATGGTAACGGAGTTTATCCTGCAGGGCTTTTCAGAGCACCCACAATACCACGGACTCTTATTCAGTTGTTTCCTCTCCCTCTACTCAGTGGCCCTCACAGGGAATGTCCTCATCATCTTGGCCATCACCTTCAACCCTGGGCtgcacacccccatgtacttttTCCTGTTCAACTTGGCTACTATGGACATTATCTGTACCACCTCCATCATACCCAAGGCACTGAAGGGTCTGGTGTCAGAGAAGAACTTCATATCCTTTGGAGGCTGCATGGCACAGCTTTATTTCCTCACATGGTCTGCATCCTCAGAGCTGCTGCTCCTCACGGTCATGGCCTATGACCGGTATGCAGCCATCTGCCACCCACTGCATTACAGCACCATGATGAGCAAGGCATTCTGCAGCATGCTGGCCACTGGAGTGTGGGTGCTCTGTGCCTTCAACACTGCCATCCACACAGGGCTGATGATGCGTTTGAGTTTCTGTGGCCCTAACATCATTACCCATTTCTTCTGTGAGGTTCCTCCACTGCTGCTTCTCTCCTGCAGCTCCACCTATGTGAACAGTGTCATGATTGTCCTGGCTGATGCCTTTTATGGCATCTTAAACTTCCTGATGACCATTGTGTCATATGGGTTCATCATTTCTAGCATCCTGAAGATGAGGACTTCAGAAGGgaagcagaaagccttctccacctgttCATCCCACCTCATTGTGGTGTGCATGTACTACACTGCTGTCTTTTATGCCTACATAAGCCCTGTGTCCAGCTACAGTGCAGAGAAAAGCAAGGTGGCTGGGGTGCTATACACCATGTTGAGTCCTACCCTCAACCCCCTCATCTATACTTTGAGAAACAAGGAGGTCAAAGCAGCTCTTGCGAAGTTCTTCCCCTTCTTCAGATGTTAA